Part of the Amycolatopsis sp. 195334CR genome is shown below.
GCCGTCGCCGAACGCCGCGCCGGGCAGAACTCGTACTGGCGCAGCCAGGTCTGCCGGGCCTGGAACGCGGCCTACGGCGAGTGGCGCAGCGGGCCGGTCCACCTGAACATCCCGTTCCGCGAGCCGCTGGTCCCCGACGAGGAGGACGGCGAGTGGTACGAGTCGCTGGAGGGCCGCCCCGGCGGTGCCCGGTGGACCGAGCTGCCCGACTTCGGCGCGCTGCCCGCGTTCGTGGTGCCGTCCGCGCGGCACGGCCTGGTCATCGCCTGCGACACCGGGGTCGGCGCGGCCAGCGAGTGGGCTGAGCAGCACGGCTGGCCGGTGGTCTCGGAGACCGGCGGCATCGGGCTGACCGGGTCGACCGCGATCGGCGCCGGTGCCTGGCTGCTCGGCGTGCCGGAGTTCATCGAGAAGCACAAGCCGGAGCAGGTGCTCTGCCTCGGCAGGCCGACGGTGTTCCGGCAGGTCCAGGCGCTGCTCTCGGACGCCGACGTGGAGGTGCTGCTGGTCCGGCCGGATTCGGACTGGCCCGCGCCCGCGCACAACGTCCGGCAGGTGGGCCAGTGGTTCGCCGAGCCGACCAAGCCCGCCGACCCGGAGTGGCTGGCGAGCTGGCAGCGCGCGGACGCGGCGGCGAAGGCCGCGGTCCGCGAGGCGCTGGCCGAGGAGCCGTGGCCGACCGGGCTGCGACTGGCCGCCGAGCTGGTCGAGGCGCTGCCCGAGGACGCGATGCTGGTGGTCGGCCCGTCGAACCCGACGCGGGACGTGGCGCTGGCCGGCGGCATGCGGCCGGACGTGCTGGTGCACCGCAACCGCGGGGTGGCCGGCATCGACGGCGCGGTGTCCACCGCGATCGGCGCCGCCAGCGTGCACAAGGGACCGTCGTACGCGCTGCTCGGCGACCTGACCTTCCTGCACGACATCAACGGCCTGCTCACCGGGCCCGCGGAGTACCGGCCGGACCTGACCATCGTGGTGCTGAACGACGACGGCGGGGGCATCTTCACCCTGCTGGAGCAGGGCGCGCCGGAGCACAGCGCCGGGTTCGAGCGGGTGTTCGGCACACCGCACGGGGCGGACCTGGGCGCGCTGTGCGCCGGGTACCGCGTGCCGCACGTGGTGGCCGAGACGCTGACCGAGTTCCGGGCGGCCCTGCGCCCGGCGCCGGGGCTGCGGGTGATCGAGGTGCGGGTCGACCGGGCCCGGCACCGCGACCTGCACGCCCGCCTGCGCGCCGCGGTCTCCGCCTCGGTCTGACCCCGGTTCATTGCTATGAGTGGGGCATTACTTGCATTCAACGCAAGTAATGCCCCACTCATAGCAATGGGTCAGCCCGCGAAAGCGCGCGGGCGGATGCCTGCCGATTCCAGGGCGGCCCGGACCGCGCGCGCGATGTCCACCGCGCCCGGCGTGTCCCCGTGCACGCAGATCGAGCGGGCTCCGACGGTCACCGTGGAGCCGTCGATGGCGGTGATCCGCCCGTGCGTGGCCAGGTCGACGCAGCGCGCGGCGATGGCCGAGGCGTCGTGCAGCACCGCGCCCGGTTCCCGCCGCGAGACCAGGTGGCCGTCCGGCGTGTAGGCCCGGTCCGCGAACGCCTCGGTCACCGTGGGCAGCCCGGCGGCTTCCGCGGCCGAAAGCAGGGCGGAGCCCGGCAGGCCCAGCACCGGCAGCGAGCCGTACCGGCGCACGCCCTCGGCGACCCCCTCGGCCTGCGCCGCGTCGGTCACCACGGTGTTGTAGAGCGCTCCATGCGGCTTCACGTACGCGACCCGCGTCCCGGCCGCGCGCGCGAAGGCGTCCAGTGCGCCGATCTGGTAGGTGATCTCGTCCGCGAGCCGGTCCGGCGGCACGTCCATCCGCTGCCTGCCGAACCCCGCGAGGTCCCGATAGGACACCTGCGCGCCGATCACCACCCCGGACCTGGCCGCCCGGTCGCAGGTGGCGCGCATGATGGTCGGGTCACCGGCG
Proteins encoded:
- the menD gene encoding 2-succinyl-5-enolpyruvyl-6-hydroxy-3-cyclohexene-1-carboxylic-acid synthase — protein: MNPSTAQARVIVDELIRNTVSHVVLCPGSRNAPLSLALYDAASAGKLRLHVRIDERSAAFLALGIAARTGRPVAVLCTSGTAASNFHPAVLEADRAGVPLIVLTADRPPELRAAGANQVIDQRRLYGDAVRYGDELAVAERRAGQNSYWRSQVCRAWNAAYGEWRSGPVHLNIPFREPLVPDEEDGEWYESLEGRPGGARWTELPDFGALPAFVVPSARHGLVIACDTGVGAASEWAEQHGWPVVSETGGIGLTGSTAIGAGAWLLGVPEFIEKHKPEQVLCLGRPTVFRQVQALLSDADVEVLLVRPDSDWPAPAHNVRQVGQWFAEPTKPADPEWLASWQRADAAAKAAVREALAEEPWPTGLRLAAELVEALPEDAMLVVGPSNPTRDVALAGGMRPDVLVHRNRGVAGIDGAVSTAIGAASVHKGPSYALLGDLTFLHDINGLLTGPAEYRPDLTIVVLNDDGGGIFTLLEQGAPEHSAGFERVFGTPHGADLGALCAGYRVPHVVAETLTEFRAALRPAPGLRVIEVRVDRARHRDLHARLRAAVSASV
- a CDS encoding LamB/YcsF family protein, with amino-acid sequence MTVDLNSDLGEGFGIWTLGDDEALLDVVTSANVACGFHAGDPTIMRATCDRAARSGVVIGAQVSYRDLAGFGRQRMDVPPDRLADEITYQIGALDAFARAAGTRVAYVKPHGALYNTVVTDAAQAEGVAEGVRRYGSLPVLGLPGSALLSAAEAAGLPTVTEAFADRAYTPDGHLVSRREPGAVLHDASAIAARCVDLATHGRITAIDGSTVTVGARSICVHGDTPGAVDIARAVRAALESAGIRPRAFAG